One part of the Marichromatium purpuratum 984 genome encodes these proteins:
- the yidD gene encoding membrane protein insertion efficiency factor YidD, with the protein MRRILTGLIRVYQYVLSPLLGPRCRFYPTCSHYAIEAIECHGPVYGSYLAVRRVLRCHPWHPGGVDPVPPARQTSTHG; encoded by the coding sequence ATGCGCCGAATCCTGACCGGTCTGATTCGCGTGTATCAGTACGTCCTGAGCCCTCTTCTCGGACCGCGTTGTCGCTTCTATCCGACCTGTTCCCATTACGCCATCGAGGCCATCGAGTGCCACGGCCCGGTCTACGGCAGCTATCTCGCCGTACGCCGTGTGCTGCGTTGCCACCCCTGGCACCCCGGCGGCGTCGATCCCGTTCCCCCAGCAAGGCAGACATCGACTCATGGATAA